A window from Triplophysa dalaica isolate WHDGS20190420 chromosome 3, ASM1584641v1, whole genome shotgun sequence encodes these proteins:
- the prtfdc1b gene encoding phosphoribosyltransferase domain-containing protein 1b, with protein sequence MNIPKDSNMAVSERKQTDTDRGIVIRDDWPGYPLDLFTFPEHYLGDLECVYIPHGIIMDRTERLARNIMDDLGDHDIVVLCVLKGGYQFCADLVERIKVLCCNSSKTLPMRVDFIRLKSYLNDQSTKDLRIEGAENLPVLSGKNVLIVEAIVDTGKTMKTLLDHVKAFGPKIIKVASLLVKRVPSGTGYMPDYAGFEIANRFVVGYALDYNEYFRDLNHICVISDSGKQKYKV encoded by the exons ATGAACATACCAAAAGATTCCAACATGGCAGTATCGGAGCGTAAACAAACAGACACGGATCGAGGCATCGTG ATTCGAGATGACTGGCCGGGATACCCCTTGGATCTTTTCACTTTTCCAGAGCATTATTTGGGGGATCTTGAGTGCGTCTACATCCCGCATGGAATTATCATGGATAG GACAGAGAGGCTGGCGAGGAACATCATGGATGATCTTGGCGATCATGACATCGTGGTGCTGTGTGTACTAAAGGGGGGTTATCAGTTCTGCGCTGACCTGGTGGAACGCATCAAAGTCCTGTGCTGTAACTCCAGTAAGACCCTTCCTATGAGGGTGGACTTCATACGTCTCAAGAGCTACCTG AACGACCAGTCAACTAAAGATCTCCGTATAGAGGGAGCAGAGAATCTTCCTGTTTTGAGTGGAAAG AATGTACTGATTGTGGAG GCGATCGTTGACACTGGAAAGACAATGAAGACTCTGCTGGATCATGTTAAAGCATTTGGGCCCAAGATTATCAAAGTAGCTAG TTTGCTGGTGAAAAGGGTGCCCAGTGGGACAGGTTACATGCCAGACT ATGCTGGATTTGAAATCGCCAATCGCTTTGTGGTCGGTTATGCCTTGGATTACAATGAATACTTCAGAGATCTAAAT CACATATGTGTGATCAGCGATAGCGGCAAACAGAAATATAAGGTTTGA